From a region of the Salvelinus alpinus chromosome 2, SLU_Salpinus.1, whole genome shotgun sequence genome:
- the LOC139554716 gene encoding ras-related protein Rap-1A-like, giving the protein MREYKLVVLGSGGVGKSALTVQFVQGIFVEKYDPTIEDSYRKQVEVDGQQCMLEILDTAGTEQFTAMRDLYMKNGQGFALVYSITAQSTFNDLQDLREQILRVKDTEDVPMILVGNKCDLEDERVVGKEQGQNLARQWNHCAFLESSAKSKINVLDIFYDLVRQINSKTPVEKKKAKKKSNCVLL; this is encoded by the exons ATGCGTGAATACAAGCTAGTGGTGCTAGGCTCGGGAGGCGTGGGCAAGTCCGCTCTG ACAGTCCAGTTTGTGCAGGGAATCTTTGTGGAAAAGTACGACCCAACAATAGAAGACTCCTACAGAAAG CAAGTGGAGGTAGATGGACAGCAGTGCATGCTTGAAATCCTCGACACAGCCGGCACA GAGCAGTTCACTGCCATGAGAGATCTGTACATGAAGAACGGTCAGGGCTTTGCCCTGGTATACTCCATCACAGCACAGTCCACGTTCAACGACCTGCAGGACCTGAGGGAACAGATCCTGAGAGTCAAGGACACCGAAGAT gtGCCTATGATCCTGGTGGGTAATAAGTGTGATCTGGAGGATGAGCGGGTGGTGGGCAAGGAGCAGGGTCAGAACCTGGCCAGACAGTGGAACCACTGTGCCTTTTTAGAGTCCTCCGCAAAGTCAAAGATCAACGTCCTCGAC ATCTTCTACGACTTGGTCAGACAGATAAATAGTAAAACGCCTGTGGAAAAGAAGAAGGCGAAAAAGAAATCAAACTGTGTCCTGCTCTAA